The genomic DNA CCCAAACATATGCTATTCTGAAATCGATAAAATGCGCTTTTGGGTTCGAGGGACCACCTAGACCGAATCGGAGGAAGCTATGAAATTAACGATGATACTGACGCTGTGCTTGATGGGGGTGTTTCTTATGGCGGTGGGAGCTTCGGCGGAACAGATCTCGCCGGATTACAAAGACGACTTCGCTTGGGTTTCCAAGCCGGACAAGCCGGATAAGCCTGTGGACGTGTTTTACGTGTATCCGACCATCTATATGGACAAGGAACCGTCGAACATGGACATATCCCGGAAGGACCTTCGGAGCAACGCCGAGGGGCTGCTCGTAGCCCAGGCGGGGGTTTACTCTCCGTACGCTAATCTGTTCGCCCCATTCTACCGGCAACAGACCGCCGCCTCCCAGAGCATGGAGCCCAACAACGGCGGTCGAGACGCCTTTGCCGATCCCATATTCAGGGTCGGCTATTCCGATGTGGAGCGGGCCTTCGATCACTATGTCGAGCATCTGAACCAGGGACGTCCTTTCATCCTGGCCGGACACAGTCAGGGATCTATGGTCATAGTCGAGCTGATGCGCAGGCGTATGGCAGACCCTAAACTGCAAAAGCGGCTTGTGGCGGCCTATATCATCGGCTACACGGTTAAAAAAAGCGATCTGAGGGAGTATCCTCAGATGAGGCTTGCCGAGGGCGAGACGGATACGGGGATCATAATCACCTATAACACCCAGGGTCCCGATGCCGAAGGTTCTCCCGTTTTGTTGACCGACGCAGTGGCGGTCAATCCGCTCAACTGGAAAACCGACGCTACCCCTGCGTCGCGGAAGGAGAACGCCGGGGCCGTCTTCTTCAACGATTCGACCGGCGAGGTGGTCGAGACCATTCCCGATTTCTGCGGCGCATACGTTGATACCGATACGGGAGCTTTGATAGCCACGGATATAAGAAGCCCTGAAAAGGTGGATCTGGTGAACATGGGCCGCTGGCCGAAAGAGGTCTACCATCGTTTCGACTATGCTTTCTTTTACGAGAATCTCAAGGCCAACGTAAAGAAGAGAATCGACTCCTATCTGTCCATCGACCGGTAGCCTTTGAGGCTGTAGAGGCTATAATCGAGGTGAGCGTCATAATATATGCCTTGGGGGAATAAAAATGAATCACGATGGCTTTTTGGACATAGATAGTTCCGAAGGAGGGCTTATCCGAAGGCTCAGGGAGATGGATCCCATCTTGGGAGCCTACCTGGAGAGACTCATAGAAGATCGTTGGCCTCAGATGTGGCTGGGCGATCAGATAACCGAGGTGGCCGAACGGGGCAGGCATCATTCCAAAAAACTGATGGAGATTGCCGAGTCCCTTCTCTCGGTTCTGGATCGGGGTGAAAAGGGTTGTGCCTCGCTGTTCATGGACGAGCCCCTTCCTCTGGCCCTTCTGATCTCTTCGATCTACCTTCACGATATAGGCTATACCGCCCTGGTCTACCCGATAGACCCCGACGAGGCCAAGGATGCCGGTGCCTTTCCCTTTTCCATGTTCCCTTCGGCGGTTTCAGAGGTTCATCATCTCCTTTCCTCCGAGCTGATCTCCCATAACGGAAAAAGGCTGTTTCCTCTTCCCGAAGACGTCGGTCTGGAGCTGGATTCGGACGCCGGGGAAACTCTTATGGAAGCGGTAGCGATCTTGAAGGGGGTCCTTCCGGATATCTGCGCCAGCCATAGAAAGTACGTTCAGCTGGACAGAACCGTTGATTTCAAGAAGAAAAAGGCGGTCTGGCAGGTGGGCAAGCTTTTAATGGGGAAGGAGCGTTTCAAGGATACCCTCACTCCCCTTGACGATAGGCTGGATTCATGCGGCCGTCTGTTCGAAAAGGATGGGCATCTTGGTTTGACCAAGAAAAAGGTGCTTACCGTTGCGGCGCTTTTGAGGGTGCTGGACGGCTGCGATCTACAGTCCGAGGGAGCCTTCGACGAGGGGCGTCTGAGACAGTGGTTTCAGAGGACGTCGTACGAGATCGAGTCGTTGGAGATTCAGCTCGACATGTTCGATCGGGATCTGAAGGAGCTCATGGTGAACCTGGAGGGTAAGCCGATCTCCGTGTACGATTGCGTCAAGGCTATCTGCGACGACGTGGAGGATTTTAGTTTCGAGAGGATGAGTACCAAGAGGGTCGGACGGATCTGCAATGCCCTCTATCCTTTTGTGTTCAAGACTCTTAGGAGGCTGAAGGGGAAAAAGGGATTCGACTGTCTTTTCAAGCCCGATAGTCTGCCTATCGTGCAGGCTCTATCGCTTGTGGACCGTCTTGTATTCAAGTGGGAGGGGTTCCTGGCCTTTCATATGTCCGGATTCGTGGAGGGAGTTTCGTTCGTGTCCGGAGAGGGCGATTCCTGCGACATCGGCGTTCGTGTCGATTTCAAGAAAGATGTGCCGGTGGAAGGCGAGTTGACCTCTTTTGCCGAAGGTCTCACGGAGGAGATAGATAGGACCGGTGGATACCTGAGAGATCTCGGGCTGTCCGTGATCTCCGAGAGCTGAGGTTTTATCATGGAAAGTTATCTGTATCGTCCCGGTTCCGTCATGTCGCCCCGAGAGGGAGACCTCCCGGTGTCGATTGTGTGGATTCCCCTTAGGGCGGAGAGAATAAGGGTCGCTCCCTATTCGATGCTGATAAAGAATTACGAAAGCCTGTCCGGTTCGGAGGCCTCGATCGCCAAGGGCTTTGTGGACGAGTTTTTTTCTTTGACCGAGCTGAATCAGTTCAGGGCGTACATGGAGAACGAGAGGAAAATTGCTTTGACCGTCGATCGGATCTCCGTTCCCGTCAAGTGCCGCGATGGGGACGGTTCTCCCTTCGTTCCCTTCCGATGCAGGGAAGGCGAGGAAGGGTGGCATAGTCTCTGCCTGGACGGGAGAGACCATATGGATCTCCCGTTCGATATAGTAGGTTATTACCGTCGATAGGTAAACGATACGGTTCTCTGAATGTCTACGGAAATTTTAAAGGCCCCGGCTTATTCATAAGCCGGGGCCTTTTCTTTGATCTCAGCTGAAGCTCATCCATTCTCCCGTTTCCTTAACCGAGTCGGGTTTCTTTCTCAGTTGCATCTGGGGCATGGGAACGACCACTATCCCCGAGCTTTCGTCGACGGTGTTCTGTTTGCCGTCCTCTTCAAGGTCGTATCCCAGTACGGTGCCGTTGGGAATTTCGTTGTGTCCGTCTACTATTACCCTGCGGAGACGGCAGTTTCGACCTATTATCACTCCTTGCCCGATTATGCATTCCTCGACCTTAGCTCCCGGAAGTATGACGCAGTTTCTGGATAGGACCGATTTTTCCACCTCGGCTCCGAGTATGCGGCTGCCCTCTGCCATCAGGGTGCTGGAGACCTTGCAGCTCTCCCCGTCGGAGGGATAGGCGTAGGCCGGAGGGTCGGCGAAGGAGACGGTCCTGATCGGCCAATGGGGGTTGTACAGTGTCATCTCCGAGTCGTTTTGAAGCAGGTCCATGTGTGCCTGCCAGTAGGCCTTTATGGTGCCTACATCCTTCCAGTAAGGCTTGTCGTCTCTCCAGTGGGCGTCGTTTATGCCCGGGAGGACGTTGGTGGAGAAGTCGTAGGCGAACACCCTGCCCCGTCCTACCAATCGGGGTATTATGTCTCGGCCGAAGTCGTGGCTGGTGTGTTCCATGGAGGCGTCCTCCAAAAGGGATTCTTCCAGTATCTCCCTCTCGAAGATGTAGTTTCCCATGGAGACGTAGCTGAACCCCGGTCTTCCCGGGATTTCCGGCGGATTTTTCGGCTTTTCCATGAATCCGGTTATCTTGCCTCTCTCGTCGGTCTCGATGCAGCCGAACTGGTGGGCCTCGCAGGAGGGGACCACGTTGGCCGCCACCGTGACGTCGGCGTTGTGGTCCATGTGGAATGTCAGCATCTGTTCAACGTCCATCTTGTAGATGTGGTCCGCGGCGAATACGCATATTCGGTCGGCGTCGTACAGCGTAACGAGGTGCATGTTCTGGTAGACCGCGTCGGCGGTGCCCTCGAACCATCTCTCTCCTCTCCACATCTGGGCGGGGACCAGGGTCACGAAGAAGTCCCTTCCTCTAAGGGCTCCTCCGAACTGCCAGGCCTTGTCTATGTGTTCGTTCAGGGATTGGCTTTTGAACTGAACGAGCACGTAGATGGAGAAGATCCCGCTGTTGATAAGATTGGATATGGCGAAATCCACGATACGGTATTTCGCTCCGAAGTGAACCGCGGGTTTTGCCCTGTATTTGGTCAAAGGCATGAGTCGTTCACCTTTCCCGCCAGCAAGGACTATTCCTAAAACCCTTCCGTATTGTCCCCGTATCATGTTAGCCCTCCTCTTTAATTTATCTTCTTAACCCCCATCATAATATACTTTTGTAAATTTCCCTATAATAGGGAGCAGATGATTTCCACGAAAAATCCTTCCTCATTCCCCTTTTCACCATGGCTTGCCAGTTCTTTTCGTCTTCCATGTCGTCCATGGCTCGTCCTACGGCGTTCAGAAGTTCCGAGCTGTCGTAGCTGTCGAAGACGAATCCGATTCCCTCTTCGTTTTCGTAGACGGTGTCGGCCAGACCTCCCACCCTTCGTATCACCGGGATGGAGCCGTACCTCAGGGCTATGAGCTGGGACAGTCCGCAGGGCTCGAACCGCGAGGGCATCAGGTATATGTCCGATCCTCCGTAGGCTAGCCTTCCCAGGGTTTCGTGGTAGCCTTTCACGAATTTTATTTTGCCGCCGTAGCGGTTTTCCAGTTGGGTAAGCCAGTCTTCGTAGCGGCTTTCTCCGTTTCCTATCACGACTATTCTTAGTCCCATGTCGGCCATCTTCCCCAGCGCCGGCAGAAGAATGTCCAGCCCCTTCTGTTCCACCAATCGGCTGACCATGGCGGCTATGGGGCCTTTTCCGGTCAGCCCCGTCTCCTTTTCCAGTAGGGCCTTGGCTTTTTTCTTGCCGGATAGGTCGTCCGCCGAGTAGGGGACCGGAAGACTTTTATCAGTCTCGGGGTTCCATGCCCCGTCGTCCAGGCCGTTTAGGATCCCTGACAGTCGATCTCGACGGTTTCTAAGCACTCCGTCCAGGTCCTGTCCTCCCCATGGGGTCTGGATTTCCCCGGCGTAGGTGGGGCTGACGGTGGTTACGTGGTCGGCGCCGTTTATTGCTCCCTTGAGTAGGTTGACCCTGTCGAAGTATTCCATTCCGTCGACGTTGAAGGCCTCCCAGGGCAGTCTAAGAGGCTCGACCGCCGTTTTCTCCAGCAGTCCCTGATGGGCCAGGTTGTGGACGGTGAATACCGATCTTCTGGTAGTCCTCTGCCCCTTGAACCAGCTGTGCCACCTGAGGGCTATGGGCAAAAAGGCCGTCGTCCAGTCGTGGCAGTGATAGACGTCGGGAGACCAGCCGGTCAGAGCAGGAAGAGTCAGCCCGGTGTAGCTGAGGAAGGCGAAGGACAGCGCCGTGCCTTCCTCCAGCTTTTCCGGATATATGGGATCTTTGTAAAGTTCCTCCTGACGAAGTAGATAGGTAGGGACGCCGTTTATGTGGCACAGTAGGAGTTTGCCCCGATAAAGCCGGTTCCCCAGAGGAATTTCCACCGAGCCTTCCATCTGGCGAAGATCTACTCCCGAGCTCTCAAGTCTATTCTCCATGTCTCCCCAGGCCGGTATGAGCAGCCTGGCGTCCACTTCCAACGACCTGAGCGCCGCCGGAAGGGAGCCGGTTACGTCGGCCAGGCCGCCCACCTTGGCCAGAGGGGCCGCCTCGGGGGCTACGTGGAGCACCGATAGTTTTTTCCCCGTCACGGCTACATTCCCCTGAAGTTTATCTCGTAGGCTTTTTCACAGTATTCTTTTACCACCCTGTGGGTGTTGAAGTAGCTTCCGTTCAGGGCTATGGCCCGACGCATCATGCTTATCCATCGTTCTCTATCGTCGTAATAGGTCGGTATTACTTCCTGCTCGAGTTTTTTATACAGGTCCACTGCGTCCAGGTTCCCGTCGTATCCGAGCAGGTCAGATTCGCTGGGCTCAGGGCCTATGGACCATCCGGTAGCTCCTTCCACCCAACCCTCTATCCACCAGCCGTCCAGAACGGACAGGCTCATTATGCCGTTGAGGGCGCATTTCATGCCGCTGGTGCCGGATGCCTCGTGAGGTCTGGTGGGGTTGTTGAGCCAGAGGTCCACTCCCTGTACCAGATGGGAGGCAAGTTCCATGTTGTAGTTTTCCAGAAACACGACGCTCAGGGCTCCGTCTATGTCGTGGATGATATTCTGTATCCTCTGAAGCAGTGCCTTTCCTCCGTCGTCCTTAGGATGGGCTTTGCCGGAGAAGACTATCTGAAGCTTGCCCGAGGTTGCCTCCAGTAGTCTCTGAACGTCGGAGAAGATAAGGTCTGCCCGTTTGTACTGCGCTGCCCGTCTAGCGAATCCTATGGTCAGTACGTCCGGGTCCAGGGACCGTCCGGTCATCTCCAGTATGGTGGCTATGAGCCTTGTCTTGTCCGCCTGGTGGGTTCTCCAGAGTATGTCGCTCGGAAGGTTCAGAGCCTGGACCAGTCTGCCCGGGTCGTTTTCCCATCCCGGGATGTGGGAGTCGAAGAGTCTCTTCATGCTGGGGCTCACCCATGTTCCGGGATGGACCCCGTTGGTTACCGAGTCCACGTTTCCGGAGTCGAACATCTTCCTCGATACCTCGGCGTGTCTTTTCGAGACGGCGTTTACGTATCGGCTGAAGGTGTAGCCCAGCTCGGTCATGGAGACTCCCTGAGATGCCGGTAGCATCTGTCTGAGGGTCGCCACGAAGTTTTGCGGCAGGGTCCTCTCTATCAGTCCGAAGGGGAATACGTCGTGTCCCGCCGGGACGGGGGTGTGAGTGGTGAATATGACCTGTTTCTTTATCTTGTCCGGGTCGAAGTAGCCCTGTTCTCTCATAAGCTCTAGGGTCAGAAATCCAGCGTGTCCCTCGTTCAGGTGATAGGTCTCTATGCCGGAGTAGCCCAGGTCTCGGAGCATTCTCAGTCCTCCGACTCCGAGTATCATCTCCTGGCAGAGCCGGTAGGTCTGATCTCCGCCGTAGAGGTCCCAGGACAGACGGCGGTCGTCGGCGTGGTTGCCCTCCACGTCCGTGTCCAGGAAGTAGACCGGAACGGTGTATCCCGAGAGCCCGTGTATGTCGTACACCCAGGCCCTTATCTTTATGTCCCTGCCCCGCAGTTTTACCGTGACGGTGTTAGGCAGTGGGATCAATTCAGTTGAAGGGTTCCATATTACCGGCGATTCCTTCTGCCAGCCTTTTTCGTCGAAGCTCTGACGGAAGTAGCCGTTTCTGTAGAGCATGGTCGTTCCCACCATGGGGACCCCCATGTCGGCGGCGCTTTTGAGTATGTCTCCTGCCAGCACGCCCAGGCCGCCGGAGTAGGTCGGAATAGAGGGTTTTATGGCGACTTCCATGGAGCAGTAGGCCACTTTTCGGAAAGAAGCCTCCTGCTCGAGCAACATTCTAAGGGAGTTGCTAAGTTCGCTTTGTCTGTGAGCCTGCATAAGCATCCGGATCATTCCCTCTCTTTCTTTCTTCCGTATATTTCGATCAGATGTCCCAGGTGGTCTAGTCTGGATTCAGGTATACCCTCTTCGTCCAGCCTCCATCGCCAGTTGCCGTCTTTCAGTGACGGACGGTTCATCCTGGCCTCCGTGCCGAGTTCCAGAAGGTCCTGGGCCGGAACGACAGCCAGTTCCGCTACCGATCCCAGAGCCATCCTTATGAGGGTCTCCGGGGCGGAGTCTTCGTCGAGTTTCCTACCTAAGTAGGATTCCAGTCTGCTCAGGCTGTCCTCTCCCAGCGTTGAGAACCACCCGGCGGTGGTGTCGTTGTCGTGAGTCCCTGTATATACCGCCATGGAAGGTACGTGGTTGTGAGGTGTGTAGGGAGAGGAGCCTGTGTCTCCGTCGAAGGCGAACTGAAGCACCGCCATACCGGGGATGTCCAGGTACTCCATGGCCTCCTTCACGTCGGGGGTTATCACTCCCAGATCCTCGGCCAGGAAGGGCATGGTGGGAAAGTTTGTCCTCAGTGTCTCGAAGAATCTTTCCGACGGCGTCTCCACCCAGTTTCCTCTCTTGGCGGTAGTCTCATCTGCCGGAACCGACCAGTAGCCCACCAGCCCCCTGAAGTGGTCTATCCGGATTTTGTCGTAAAGCTCCAGGGCGTGTCTCAGCCGACTCATCCACCATCCGAATTCGTCCGGAAGGTGTCGATCCCAGTCGTAGAGGGGGTTACCCCATAGCTGTCCATCTTCGCTGTAGTAGTCCGGAGGAACTCCCGCCACGGCGGACGGACGAAGGTCTTTGTTCAGCTGGAACAGCTCCGGATGAGCCCAAACGTCGGGGCTGTCGTGGATCACGTATATGGGCATGTCCCCTATCAGCTCCAGTCCCTCGTCGGCGCAGAGCCTGTGAAGGGTCCTCTGTTGGCGGAAGAAGATGTATTGTCCGAAGGCCAAAAGATCCATTCCGTCGCTCAGCTCTTCCGATATCTCGGTTATTGCCGATTCGTTCCTGAGGCGGTAGGGCTCGGGCCAGCGGTGCCATGGTTCCATGGAGAAACGTCTTTTCAGAGATCGAAAGAGGCAATAATCCTCCAGCCAGTATCGTTCGGATTCCTTGAACAGTGAGAATCCCATGTCGTCCCTGTTTTTTCGCCAGGCTTTCTCGAGGAGGCCCTCCCTTATTTTCAGGGCTTCCTCGAAGTTCGCCGGTCCGGCTGGGAGCTTAGGGGGCAGATCCCTTTCCTCTATCCATCCGTCCTCGACCATGAGTTCCGGGCTTATGAATAGCCGGTTGCCCGCGAAGGCAGATATGGGGCTGTATGGCGAATGTCTGAAAATCGCCGATGTCTCGTTCATCGGTAGAGTCTGCCAGTCGAGTCCCTGTCGGACGAGGGACCTCACCAGTCTGTGGGCCTCCGGTCCCATGTCCCCCACGCCCCAGGGCGACGGCAGGGATGATATGTGAAGAAGTAACGCCGATCGTCTCATGGAAAAACACCTCCT from Dethiosulfovibrio russensis includes the following:
- a CDS encoding DUF3089 domain-containing protein, with the protein product MKLTMILTLCLMGVFLMAVGASAEQISPDYKDDFAWVSKPDKPDKPVDVFYVYPTIYMDKEPSNMDISRKDLRSNAEGLLVAQAGVYSPYANLFAPFYRQQTAASQSMEPNNGGRDAFADPIFRVGYSDVERAFDHYVEHLNQGRPFILAGHSQGSMVIVELMRRRMADPKLQKRLVAAYIIGYTVKKSDLREYPQMRLAEGETDTGIIITYNTQGPDAEGSPVLLTDAVAVNPLNWKTDATPASRKENAGAVFFNDSTGEVVETIPDFCGAYVDTDTGALIATDIRSPEKVDLVNMGRWPKEVYHRFDYAFFYENLKANVKKRIDSYLSIDR
- a CDS encoding HD domain-containing protein — its product is MNHDGFLDIDSSEGGLIRRLREMDPILGAYLERLIEDRWPQMWLGDQITEVAERGRHHSKKLMEIAESLLSVLDRGEKGCASLFMDEPLPLALLISSIYLHDIGYTALVYPIDPDEAKDAGAFPFSMFPSAVSEVHHLLSSELISHNGKRLFPLPEDVGLELDSDAGETLMEAVAILKGVLPDICASHRKYVQLDRTVDFKKKKAVWQVGKLLMGKERFKDTLTPLDDRLDSCGRLFEKDGHLGLTKKKVLTVAALLRVLDGCDLQSEGAFDEGRLRQWFQRTSYEIESLEIQLDMFDRDLKELMVNLEGKPISVYDCVKAICDDVEDFSFERMSTKRVGRICNALYPFVFKTLRRLKGKKGFDCLFKPDSLPIVQALSLVDRLVFKWEGFLAFHMSGFVEGVSFVSGEGDSCDIGVRVDFKKDVPVEGELTSFAEGLTEEIDRTGGYLRDLGLSVISES
- the glgC gene encoding glucose-1-phosphate adenylyltransferase, giving the protein MIRGQYGRVLGIVLAGGKGERLMPLTKYRAKPAVHFGAKYRIVDFAISNLINSGIFSIYVLVQFKSQSLNEHIDKAWQFGGALRGRDFFVTLVPAQMWRGERWFEGTADAVYQNMHLVTLYDADRICVFAADHIYKMDVEQMLTFHMDHNADVTVAANVVPSCEAHQFGCIETDERGKITGFMEKPKNPPEIPGRPGFSYVSMGNYIFEREILEESLLEDASMEHTSHDFGRDIIPRLVGRGRVFAYDFSTNVLPGINDAHWRDDKPYWKDVGTIKAYWQAHMDLLQNDSEMTLYNPHWPIRTVSFADPPAYAYPSDGESCKVSSTLMAEGSRILGAEVEKSVLSRNCVILPGAKVEECIIGQGVIIGRNCRLRRVIVDGHNEIPNGTVLGYDLEEDGKQNTVDESSGIVVVPMPQMQLRKKPDSVKETGEWMSFS
- a CDS encoding glycogen synthase; this encodes MTGKKLSVLHVAPEAAPLAKVGGLADVTGSLPAALRSLEVDARLLIPAWGDMENRLESSGVDLRQMEGSVEIPLGNRLYRGKLLLCHINGVPTYLLRQEELYKDPIYPEKLEEGTALSFAFLSYTGLTLPALTGWSPDVYHCHDWTTAFLPIALRWHSWFKGQRTTRRSVFTVHNLAHQGLLEKTAVEPLRLPWEAFNVDGMEYFDRVNLLKGAINGADHVTTVSPTYAGEIQTPWGGQDLDGVLRNRRDRLSGILNGLDDGAWNPETDKSLPVPYSADDLSGKKKAKALLEKETGLTGKGPIAAMVSRLVEQKGLDILLPALGKMADMGLRIVVIGNGESRYEDWLTQLENRYGGKIKFVKGYHETLGRLAYGGSDIYLMPSRFEPCGLSQLIALRYGSIPVIRRVGGLADTVYENEEGIGFVFDSYDSSELLNAVGRAMDDMEDEKNWQAMVKRGMRKDFSWKSSAPYYREIYKSIL
- the glgP gene encoding alpha-glucan family phosphorylase — encoded protein: MLLEQEASFRKVAYCSMEVAIKPSIPTYSGGLGVLAGDILKSAADMGVPMVGTTMLYRNGYFRQSFDEKGWQKESPVIWNPSTELIPLPNTVTVKLRGRDIKIRAWVYDIHGLSGYTVPVYFLDTDVEGNHADDRRLSWDLYGGDQTYRLCQEMILGVGGLRMLRDLGYSGIETYHLNEGHAGFLTLELMREQGYFDPDKIKKQVIFTTHTPVPAGHDVFPFGLIERTLPQNFVATLRQMLPASQGVSMTELGYTFSRYVNAVSKRHAEVSRKMFDSGNVDSVTNGVHPGTWVSPSMKRLFDSHIPGWENDPGRLVQALNLPSDILWRTHQADKTRLIATILEMTGRSLDPDVLTIGFARRAAQYKRADLIFSDVQRLLEATSGKLQIVFSGKAHPKDDGGKALLQRIQNIIHDIDGALSVVFLENYNMELASHLVQGVDLWLNNPTRPHEASGTSGMKCALNGIMSLSVLDGWWIEGWVEGATGWSIGPEPSESDLLGYDGNLDAVDLYKKLEQEVIPTYYDDRERWISMMRRAIALNGSYFNTHRVVKEYCEKAYEINFRGM
- the malQ gene encoding 4-alpha-glucanotransferase is translated as MRRSALLLHISSLPSPWGVGDMGPEAHRLVRSLVRQGLDWQTLPMNETSAIFRHSPYSPISAFAGNRLFISPELMVEDGWIEERDLPPKLPAGPANFEEALKIREGLLEKAWRKNRDDMGFSLFKESERYWLEDYCLFRSLKRRFSMEPWHRWPEPYRLRNESAITEISEELSDGMDLLAFGQYIFFRQQRTLHRLCADEGLELIGDMPIYVIHDSPDVWAHPELFQLNKDLRPSAVAGVPPDYYSEDGQLWGNPLYDWDRHLPDEFGWWMSRLRHALELYDKIRIDHFRGLVGYWSVPADETTAKRGNWVETPSERFFETLRTNFPTMPFLAEDLGVITPDVKEAMEYLDIPGMAVLQFAFDGDTGSSPYTPHNHVPSMAVYTGTHDNDTTAGWFSTLGEDSLSRLESYLGRKLDEDSAPETLIRMALGSVAELAVVPAQDLLELGTEARMNRPSLKDGNWRWRLDEEGIPESRLDHLGHLIEIYGRKKERE